Part of the Crossiella cryophila genome, GCGTTGGCCAGCGCGGCCTCGGCGTGCCGGGCGGCTTCGGCGTGCTCGCCCAGGTCCAGGTGCACCCTGGCGAGGGCCTCCTGGGTGTTGGCCTGGTCGTAGCGGGAGCCGTGGTCGGCGTAGAAGGCCAGCGCCTCGCGCAGGTGCGCGGCGGCGGTGCGCAGCCTGCCCAGGTCGGCCAGCACGATGGAGAGGTTGACCAGGGTGCTGTGCGCCAACGCTTCCGCGCCGAGTTCGCGGTGCAGGGTGACCGCGCGCAGCAGGTGGTCGGCGGCCTCGGTGAGCCTGCCGAAGACCGCGTGTGCGATGCCCAGGTTGTTCAGCGTGGTGGCGGTGGCCTTGGCGGTGGCCACCGTGCGCGGCCGGTCCGCGCGCAGGCTCAGCGCGCGCTGGAAGTGGTCGACGGCCTGCTGGTAGTCGCCGCCGTTGCTGTGCGCGGTGCCGATGTTGTGGTGCATGGTCGCGGCGGCCTCGACCTCGCCGTGTTGCTGGGCGGCGCGCAGCGCGGCGTGCCCGGCGGCCAGCCATTCCGCGGTGTGCCGGTGCGAGTAGAAGTACAGCCGCAGCGAGTCGATGAGGTGCCAGGCGGTCTCCGGCGGCCCGTGGTCGGCGGCGTGGTGCACCGCGGCGAGCAGGTTGGGGCGTTCGGTGTCCAGCCAGGCCAGTGCGGCCGGACCGCTGTCGAACTCCGGCGCCGGCACCTCCTCGGTGTCCCTCGGCAGCAGCAGCGCGTCGGGGTAGAGCCGCCGGATCGCCTGGTCCGCACCGGCCAGGTAGGCCGCGAACAGCCGCCGCCTGCCCGCGGCCAGTTCCGCCGCGCTGTCCTCCTCCTCGCCCAGGTCCAGGGCGTAGCGGCGGAGCAGGTCGTGGAAGTGGAAGCGGCCGGTGCGCGGGGCCGGGTCGGAGAGGTGGCCGACCAGGTTGGCCGCGGCCAACCGGTCCAGCAGCCGGTCGGCCTCGGCCAGGCCGATCCCGGCCAGCGCGGCGGCGGCCTGGGCGGTGAAGTCGGGGCCCGGCACCAGGCCGAGGTGCCGGAACAGGTGGCGGGCGTCGGCGGGCAGCGCGGTGTAGGACAGGTCGAAGGCGGCGTGCACCGCGGTCTGGTCGTCGCCGTCGATGCTGAGCGCGGCGATGGTGCCGGCGCGCAGTTCGTCCCGGTAGCCGCCGAGGGTGTGCCGGGGGTTGCTGACCAGGTTGGCCGCGGCGATCCGCAGCGCCAGCGGCAGCCGGGCGCACAGCTCGGCCAGCGCGTCCGCGGCCAGCGGTTCGGCGGCCACCCGCTCCGGCCCCAGGATGGCGGCCAGCAGCCCGCGGGCCTCCGGCCGGTCCAGCACCTCCAGGGTGAGCCTGCGCGCGCCCTGCAACGCGGTGAGTCCGCGCAGGTCGTCCCGGCTGGTCACCAGCACTCCGCAGCGCGCCTCGGCGGGCAGCAGCGGGCGGACCTGGTCGGCGGCGGCCGCGTTGTCCAGCACCACCAGCATCCGGCGGCCGGTGAGCAGCGAGCGGTACAGCGCGGCCTGCTCCTCGATCTCGGCCGGGATCTGCTTCTGCGCCACCCCGAGCACCCGCAGGAAGTGCGCGAGCGCCTCGGCCACGGTCATCGGCCTGCTGGTGGCGTAGCCGCGCAGGTTGATGTGCAGCTGCCCGTCCGGGAAGCGCTCACCGAGCCGGTGCGCGGCCCGCACGGCCAGCGCGGTCTTGCCGATGCCCGGCGGTCCGGAGAGCACCACGATCGGCGCCGCGGTGCCCGGCGGGGCCCCGGCCAGCAGCTCGCCGATCTGGGTCAGTTCCGGCTCGCGGCCCACGAAGTCGGCCAGGTCGGGCGGGAGCTGGCGGGGCACCCCGGCCCGCGGCTGCCCCGCGGTGGGGACGCCGGGTTCGACCGGGCAGGGCGCGGCCAGCGCCGGGTCGTTGACCAGGATCGCCCGGTGCAGCTGGCGCAGTGCCTCGCCGGGGTCGATGCCCAGTTCCTCGGCCAGGGTGTCGCTGACCTGGTGGAAGGTGCGCAGGGCCTCGGCCTGCCGGTCGCAGCGGTAGAGGGCGAGCATGAGCTGGTGCCAGAACCGCTCGCGCAGCGGGTGTTCGGCGGTGAGCCGCTGCAGCTCGCCCGCCAGTTCGGTGTGCCTGCCCAGTTGCAGGTCCACCTCGATCCGCCGTTCCAGGGCCTGCAGCCGTTCCTCGGCCAGCCGGGGCGCCTCGTCCCGGCGCAGCGCGTCCGATGGCACCCCGGTGAGTGCCTCGCCGCGCCAGAGCGCCAGCGCGGCCCGCAGCCGGTCGGCCTCCCCGGCCGGATCGCCGTTGGCGGCCAGTGCCCGGCCCTGTTCGAGCAGCTCGCGGAAGGCGAACAGGTCGAGCTGGGCGGGGGTGAGCCGGATCAGGTAGCCCTCTGGCCGGGTATGTACGAGCTGGTCAGGGCCTGGTTCGTCGCCAAGGGCCTGGCGCAGCCGCATCACGTAGGTCTGCAGGGTGCCGCGGGCGCGGGCGGGCGGGTGGTCGCCCCAGATCCGGTCGGTCAGCTCCTCCAGCGGCACCACCTGGTTGGCCCGCAGCAACAGGGTGGCCAGCAGCGCCCGGTGTTTTCCGGCTCGTACCTCGATCGGCAGCCCGCCTCGGCGGACCTCGACCGGCCCGAGAATCCGGAAAACCACCTCCTTGGGCGCTGATTCCATCAAATCCTTCCCCCTGTGCCCTGGTAGCGGGCACCATGAAACCCGGGTGCAGCGTGCCCCGAACACTGTAGAACGCCG contains:
- a CDS encoding AfsR/SARP family transcriptional regulator, translated to MESAPKEVVFRILGPVEVRRGGLPIEVRAGKHRALLATLLLRANQVVPLEELTDRIWGDHPPARARGTLQTYVMRLRQALGDEPGPDQLVHTRPEGYLIRLTPAQLDLFAFRELLEQGRALAANGDPAGEADRLRAALALWRGEALTGVPSDALRRDEAPRLAEERLQALERRIEVDLQLGRHTELAGELQRLTAEHPLRERFWHQLMLALYRCDRQAEALRTFHQVSDTLAEELGIDPGEALRQLHRAILVNDPALAAPCPVEPGVPTAGQPRAGVPRQLPPDLADFVGREPELTQIGELLAGAPPGTAAPIVVLSGPPGIGKTALAVRAAHRLGERFPDGQLHINLRGYATSRPMTVAEALAHFLRVLGVAQKQIPAEIEEQAALYRSLLTGRRMLVVLDNAAAADQVRPLLPAEARCGVLVTSRDDLRGLTALQGARRLTLEVLDRPEARGLLAAILGPERVAAEPLAADALAELCARLPLALRIAAANLVSNPRHTLGGYRDELRAGTIAALSIDGDDQTAVHAAFDLSYTALPADARHLFRHLGLVPGPDFTAQAAAALAGIGLAEADRLLDRLAAANLVGHLSDPAPRTGRFHFHDLLRRYALDLGEEEDSAAELAAGRRRLFAAYLAGADQAIRRLYPDALLLPRDTEEVPAPEFDSGPAALAWLDTERPNLLAAVHHAADHGPPETAWHLIDSLRLYFYSHRHTAEWLAAGHAALRAAQQHGEVEAAATMHHNIGTAHSNGGDYQQAVDHFQRALSLRADRPRTVATAKATATTLNNLGIAHAVFGRLTEAADHLLRAVTLHRELGAEALAHSTLVNLSIVLADLGRLRTAAAHLREALAFYADHGSRYDQANTQEALARVHLDLGEHAEAARHAEAALANARAVDDRRTECDALCTQAALHLAAGEHTAALRAATGSLGLARDIAHAGTEIDALIVLTQAHTAAGAAEEALHCGREAERVARAAGRRVKIGQALTALAAAALAGGAAGVALATARAALELHTDTGHRLGEARTLVLIADGLALGADSVAAQSHRQRAAALYAELWGRHREPAGVE